In Paramormyrops kingsleyae isolate MSU_618 chromosome 13, PKINGS_0.4, whole genome shotgun sequence, a single window of DNA contains:
- the LOC111848192 gene encoding sal-like protein 1 isoform X1, which produces MSRRKQAKPQHFQSDPHLALSEHNGDTEPCSDVTPLKDTDAHICSCCCAEFFELSDLKQHQKNCTKNQLVLIVNENPESPSDAFSPSSPSIYPEEQMINVAIKADHGDCRDLFEPSVLDKEESMDMETPKIPSNHSSSNSSPINDDSSGVVAHSSQSVDKIEASASSPQMNNLNKLGNFSMISSNVIIENLQSTKVAVAQFSQESRSKGGSKVEAPTLMEQLLALQQQQVHQLQLIEQIRHQIILLASQNPEAPLPPISSQGAIPKPGSPLTTLSSHLSQQLAAAAGLAQSLASQSAGISSLKQMATAAQLPQSKPGSGYVPPGRESSQNTGTMAESALSEQPSDKQPVHPQPNNLPLTNTQAFGISSLLNSGANPLLPQSPSVTPLFSNSLPSISTMVEDLSSLSALAQQRKGKPNGTTAFEPKGAPEEAFFKHKCRFCAKVFGSDSALQIHLRSHTGERPYKCNICGNRFSTRGNLKVHFQRHKEKYPHIEMNPYPVPEHLDNIPTSTGIPYGMSMHPEKPVTTWLDSKPVLSTLTTSVGLLLPSTIPCLPPFIKKEECHSIAITNPSSPVKSDSGIVELSAKGTDGVAEEGNGGNWPKSEGKAKEGDRPFSLFTSCTTENTSGCTSPNSLPVTTNPLMPLMSEQFKAKFPFAGLLDPIQSSETSKLQQLVESIDKKVADPNECIVCHRVLSCQSALKMHYRTHTGERPFKCKVCGRAFTTKGNLKTHYSVHRAMPPLRVQHSCPICQKKFTNAVVLQQHIRMHMGGQIPNTPLPENYPESMESDTGSLEETNFDDFENFSDETMEDCPENGIPDTPKSTDASQESLCSSPIQPEIMGMASLENQKRITQQGLIDELQAKELAENGTMEGDHVSNDSSTVAEDIESQCPGSPAISESTSSMQAPSPTNSVPGQRTSPSYEERQQRALLIEHSGTRLMQFPSVAALDLTSCNPSKDPLSMLFPFRERGTLKNTVCDICGKTFACQSALDIHYRSHTKERPFICTACNRGFSTKGNLKQHMLTHQMRDLPSQLFEPSNPSLTSSPTPSVLSVGSLSSMIKTEVNGFLHSSSHDGKDPAVGVVSSSGATSLVLPAAPPRRTPKQHYCHTCGKMFSSSSALQIHERTHTGEKPFACTICGRAFTTKGNLKVHMGTHMWNSAQARRGRRLSVDGPMAFLGTNPVKFPEIFHKDITARASNGEPGNFWNQYATAFPNGLAMKANEISVIQNGGLAPLSGSIGNGGNSPISGLTGSLDRLTSAEPSAALASLEKMAGVQSGAHFRFTRFMEDNKEIVTN; this is translated from the exons GGGACACGGAACCCTGCTCGGATGTCACCCCCCTTAAGGACACTGATGCACACATTTGTAGCTGCTGCTGTGCAGAGTTCTTTGAGCTGTCCGACTTGAAACAGCACCAGAAGAACTGCACCAAGAACCAGCTAGTTCTGATAGTGAATGAGAATCCAGAATCTCCATCTGATGCCTTCTCCCCAAGCTCACCTTCTATCTACCCAGAAGAACAGATGATCAACGTGGCTATTAAAGCAGACCATGGTGATTGCCGGGACCTTTTTGAGCCCAGTGTGCTTGATAAAGAGGAGTCGATGGATATGGAAACCCCCAAAATTCCGAGTAACCATAGCAGCAGTAACAGCAGTCCCATCAATGATGACAGCAGCGGTGTCGTCGCCCACAGCAGCCAATCCGTGGACAAGATAGAGGCATCAGCATCTTCACCTCAAATGAACAACCTGAATAAACTGGGCAACTTTTCCATGATCAGCAGCAACGTCATCATTGAAAACCTGCAGAGCACGAAAGTCGCCGTAGCCCAGTTCTCCCAGGAGAGCCGCTCCAAAGGTGGCAGCAAGGTGGAGGCCCCGACCTTGATGGAGCAGCTCCTGGCcttgcagcagcagcaggtccaTCAGCTGCAGCTAATCGAGCAAATCCGTCATCAAATAATACTGCTGGCCTCCCAGAACCCTGAGGCACCTCTGCCCCCCATCTCCTCTCAAGGTGCGATACCGAAACCCGGGAGTCCGCTGACCACCCTCAGCTCTCATCTCTCCCAGCAGCTGGCTGCTGCCGCAGGATTAGCGCAAAGCTTGGCGAGCCAGTCAGCCGGCATAAGCAGCCTCAAGCAAATGGCTACAGCAGCACAGCTACCTCAGAGTAAACCTGGTAGCGGCTACGTCCCCCCCGGCAGAGAATCATCTCAGAACACTGGCACGATGGCAGAATCGGCACTTAGCGAGCAACCCTCTGACAAACAGCCGGTGCATCCTCAACCCAACAACCTGCCATTGACAAATACACAGGCGTTCGGAATAAGTAGCCTGTTAAACTCTGGGGCAAACCCGCTTCTACCTCAGTCCCCCTCTGTTACCCCCTTGTTCTCTAATTCCCTACCTAGCATCAGCACAATGGTGGAAGACCTGAGCTCCCTGTCTGCCCTGGCACAGCAGAGGAAAGGCAAGCCAAACGGAACCACCGCCTTTGAGCCCAAGGGCGCTCCAGAGGAGGCCTTCTTCAAGCATAAGTGCAGGTTTTGCGCCAAGGTGTTCGGGAGCGACAGTGCCTTGCAGATCCACCTGCGCTCCCACACTGGCGAGCGGCCCTACAAGTGTAACATCTGCGGGAACCGCTTCTCCACCCGCGGCAACCTGAAGGTCCACTTTCAACGGCATAAAGAGAAGTACCCCCACATCGAGATGAATCCATACCCAGTCCCCGAACATCTGGACAATATTCCAACAAGTACTGGTATCCCATATGGCATGTCCATGCACCCGGAAAAACCGGTCACCACCTGGCTGGACAGTAAACCTGTTCTGTCCACTTTGACCACTTCAGTAGGCCTCTTGCTCCCATCAACGATTCCGTGTTTGCCCCCTTTCATTAAGAAGGAGGAGTGTCACTCTATTGCAATTACCAACCCTTCCAGTCCTGTTAAAAGTGACTCAGGAATCGTGGAGCTTTCCGCAAAGGGAACAGATGGTGTAGCAGAAGAAGGAAACGGGGGAAACTGGCCTAAATCAGAGGGAAAAGCTAAAGAGGGTGATCGACCTTTTAGTCTTTTTACCAGTTGTACAACAGAGAATACATCAGGTTGTACTTCCCCTAATAGCCTCCCTGTGACTACCAATCCACTCATGCCTCTGATGTCAGAGCAGTTCAAGGCTAAGTTTCCCTTTGCGGGTCTTCTGGACCCAATACAGTCATCTGAGACCTCCAAGCTCCAGCAGCTAGTGGAGAGCATCGACAAGAAGGTGGCGGATCCGAACGAGTGCATCGTCTGCCACCGGGTGCTGAGTTGCCAGAGTGCCCTCAAGATGCACTACCGCACACATACAGGGGAGAGACCCTTCAAATGCAAGGTGTGTGGCCGCGCTTTCACCACAAAGGGCAACCTCAAAACGCACTATAGCGTACATCGCGCCATGCCACCACTAAGGGTCCAGCACTCCTGTCCCATCTGCCAGAAGAAGTTCACTAATGCTGTGGTCCTGCAGCAGCACATCCGCATGCACATGGGCGGGCAGATTCCCAACACCCCTCTGCCAGAAAATTACCCTGAATCCATGGAGTCTGACACAGGATCCCTTGAGGAGACAAATTTCGAcgattttgaaaacttttcggATGAGACCATGGAGGACTGTCCTGAGAACGGGATCCCTGACACCCCCAAGTCAACGGACGCCTCCCAGGAGAGTTTGTGCTCCTCTCCCATACAACCAGAAATAATGGGGATGGCCAGCTTGGAGAACCAGAAGCGGATCACCCAGCAGGGGCTGATTGACGAATTGCAGGCTAAAGAGTTGGCAGAAAATGGTACAATGGAGGGAGATCACGTCAGTAATGACTCATCAACTGTTGCAGAGGACATTGAGAGTCAGTGTCCTGGGAGCCCCGCTATCTCTGAATCTACCTCCTCCATGCAAGCACCATCCCCTACCAATTCTGTCCCTGGCCAACGCACATCCCCCAGCTACGAGGAAAGGCAACAGAGAGCTCTACTGATAGAACACTCAGGCACCAGGCTCATGCAGTTCCCCAGTGTGGCAGCCTTGGACCTAACATCTTGCAACCCCTCAAAAGACCCATTAAGCATGCTTTTCCCTTTCCGAGAGCGTGGCACCCTCAAGAACACGGTGTGCGACATTTGCGGCAAGACATTTGCATGTCAGAGTGCCTTGGACATCCATTACCGAAGCCATACCAAAGAAAGACCATTTATTTGCACAGCCTGCAATCGGGGGTTCTCCACAAAGGGCAACCTCAAGCAACACATGCTGACCCACCAGATGAGAGACCTGCCTTCCCAGCTCTTTGAGCCATCCAATCCTAGTCTCACCTCTAGCCCCACCCCGTCAGTCCTCTCCGTTGGGTCGCTATCATCCATGATCAAGACCGAGGTCAATGGCTTTCTGCACAGCTCCTCCCACGATGGCAAAGACCCTGCAGTGGGTGTGGTGAGCTCTTCAGGTGCCACATCCCTTGTGCTCCCAGCCGCTCCACCTCGTCGTACACCCAAGCAGCACTATTGCCACACCTGTGGGAAGATGTTCTCTTCCTCCAGTGCTCTGCAGATCCacgagcgcacacacacaggagagaaGCCCTTTGCTTGTACCATTTGTGGCAGAGCATTCACTACCAAAGGCAATCTCAAG GTACACATGGGAACACACATGTGGAATAGCGCCCAAGCCCGTCGGGGTAGGAGGCTCTCTGTGGACGGCCCCATGGCCTTCCTGGGTACCAACCCTGTCAAATTTCCTGAGATCTTCCATAAGGACATCACAGCCCGAGCAAGCAATGGGGAACCAGGGAACTTTTGGAACCAGTATGCCACAGCTTTTCCCAACGGCCTGGCCATGAAGGCCAACGAGATCTCAGTCATCCAGAACGGGGGACTGGCTCCTCTTTCTGGGAGCATTGGAAACGGAGGGAATTCTCCCATCAGCGGCCTGACGGGAAGCTTGGACAGGCTGACCAGCGCAGAACCCAGTGCCGCCCTCGCCAGCCTGGAGAAGATGGCAGGCGTGCAAAGCGGAGCTCATTTCCGGTTTACACGCTTCATGGAAGACAACAAAGAGATTGTCACCAACTAG
- the LOC111848192 gene encoding sal-like protein 1 isoform X2, protein MINVAIKADHGDCRDLFEPSVLDKEESMDMETPKIPSNHSSSNSSPINDDSSGVVAHSSQSVDKIEASASSPQMNNLNKLGNFSMISSNVIIENLQSTKVAVAQFSQESRSKGGSKVEAPTLMEQLLALQQQQVHQLQLIEQIRHQIILLASQNPEAPLPPISSQGAIPKPGSPLTTLSSHLSQQLAAAAGLAQSLASQSAGISSLKQMATAAQLPQSKPGSGYVPPGRESSQNTGTMAESALSEQPSDKQPVHPQPNNLPLTNTQAFGISSLLNSGANPLLPQSPSVTPLFSNSLPSISTMVEDLSSLSALAQQRKGKPNGTTAFEPKGAPEEAFFKHKCRFCAKVFGSDSALQIHLRSHTGERPYKCNICGNRFSTRGNLKVHFQRHKEKYPHIEMNPYPVPEHLDNIPTSTGIPYGMSMHPEKPVTTWLDSKPVLSTLTTSVGLLLPSTIPCLPPFIKKEECHSIAITNPSSPVKSDSGIVELSAKGTDGVAEEGNGGNWPKSEGKAKEGDRPFSLFTSCTTENTSGCTSPNSLPVTTNPLMPLMSEQFKAKFPFAGLLDPIQSSETSKLQQLVESIDKKVADPNECIVCHRVLSCQSALKMHYRTHTGERPFKCKVCGRAFTTKGNLKTHYSVHRAMPPLRVQHSCPICQKKFTNAVVLQQHIRMHMGGQIPNTPLPENYPESMESDTGSLEETNFDDFENFSDETMEDCPENGIPDTPKSTDASQESLCSSPIQPEIMGMASLENQKRITQQGLIDELQAKELAENGTMEGDHVSNDSSTVAEDIESQCPGSPAISESTSSMQAPSPTNSVPGQRTSPSYEERQQRALLIEHSGTRLMQFPSVAALDLTSCNPSKDPLSMLFPFRERGTLKNTVCDICGKTFACQSALDIHYRSHTKERPFICTACNRGFSTKGNLKQHMLTHQMRDLPSQLFEPSNPSLTSSPTPSVLSVGSLSSMIKTEVNGFLHSSSHDGKDPAVGVVSSSGATSLVLPAAPPRRTPKQHYCHTCGKMFSSSSALQIHERTHTGEKPFACTICGRAFTTKGNLKVHMGTHMWNSAQARRGRRLSVDGPMAFLGTNPVKFPEIFHKDITARASNGEPGNFWNQYATAFPNGLAMKANEISVIQNGGLAPLSGSIGNGGNSPISGLTGSLDRLTSAEPSAALASLEKMAGVQSGAHFRFTRFMEDNKEIVTN, encoded by the exons ATGATCAACGTGGCTATTAAAGCAGACCATGGTGATTGCCGGGACCTTTTTGAGCCCAGTGTGCTTGATAAAGAGGAGTCGATGGATATGGAAACCCCCAAAATTCCGAGTAACCATAGCAGCAGTAACAGCAGTCCCATCAATGATGACAGCAGCGGTGTCGTCGCCCACAGCAGCCAATCCGTGGACAAGATAGAGGCATCAGCATCTTCACCTCAAATGAACAACCTGAATAAACTGGGCAACTTTTCCATGATCAGCAGCAACGTCATCATTGAAAACCTGCAGAGCACGAAAGTCGCCGTAGCCCAGTTCTCCCAGGAGAGCCGCTCCAAAGGTGGCAGCAAGGTGGAGGCCCCGACCTTGATGGAGCAGCTCCTGGCcttgcagcagcagcaggtccaTCAGCTGCAGCTAATCGAGCAAATCCGTCATCAAATAATACTGCTGGCCTCCCAGAACCCTGAGGCACCTCTGCCCCCCATCTCCTCTCAAGGTGCGATACCGAAACCCGGGAGTCCGCTGACCACCCTCAGCTCTCATCTCTCCCAGCAGCTGGCTGCTGCCGCAGGATTAGCGCAAAGCTTGGCGAGCCAGTCAGCCGGCATAAGCAGCCTCAAGCAAATGGCTACAGCAGCACAGCTACCTCAGAGTAAACCTGGTAGCGGCTACGTCCCCCCCGGCAGAGAATCATCTCAGAACACTGGCACGATGGCAGAATCGGCACTTAGCGAGCAACCCTCTGACAAACAGCCGGTGCATCCTCAACCCAACAACCTGCCATTGACAAATACACAGGCGTTCGGAATAAGTAGCCTGTTAAACTCTGGGGCAAACCCGCTTCTACCTCAGTCCCCCTCTGTTACCCCCTTGTTCTCTAATTCCCTACCTAGCATCAGCACAATGGTGGAAGACCTGAGCTCCCTGTCTGCCCTGGCACAGCAGAGGAAAGGCAAGCCAAACGGAACCACCGCCTTTGAGCCCAAGGGCGCTCCAGAGGAGGCCTTCTTCAAGCATAAGTGCAGGTTTTGCGCCAAGGTGTTCGGGAGCGACAGTGCCTTGCAGATCCACCTGCGCTCCCACACTGGCGAGCGGCCCTACAAGTGTAACATCTGCGGGAACCGCTTCTCCACCCGCGGCAACCTGAAGGTCCACTTTCAACGGCATAAAGAGAAGTACCCCCACATCGAGATGAATCCATACCCAGTCCCCGAACATCTGGACAATATTCCAACAAGTACTGGTATCCCATATGGCATGTCCATGCACCCGGAAAAACCGGTCACCACCTGGCTGGACAGTAAACCTGTTCTGTCCACTTTGACCACTTCAGTAGGCCTCTTGCTCCCATCAACGATTCCGTGTTTGCCCCCTTTCATTAAGAAGGAGGAGTGTCACTCTATTGCAATTACCAACCCTTCCAGTCCTGTTAAAAGTGACTCAGGAATCGTGGAGCTTTCCGCAAAGGGAACAGATGGTGTAGCAGAAGAAGGAAACGGGGGAAACTGGCCTAAATCAGAGGGAAAAGCTAAAGAGGGTGATCGACCTTTTAGTCTTTTTACCAGTTGTACAACAGAGAATACATCAGGTTGTACTTCCCCTAATAGCCTCCCTGTGACTACCAATCCACTCATGCCTCTGATGTCAGAGCAGTTCAAGGCTAAGTTTCCCTTTGCGGGTCTTCTGGACCCAATACAGTCATCTGAGACCTCCAAGCTCCAGCAGCTAGTGGAGAGCATCGACAAGAAGGTGGCGGATCCGAACGAGTGCATCGTCTGCCACCGGGTGCTGAGTTGCCAGAGTGCCCTCAAGATGCACTACCGCACACATACAGGGGAGAGACCCTTCAAATGCAAGGTGTGTGGCCGCGCTTTCACCACAAAGGGCAACCTCAAAACGCACTATAGCGTACATCGCGCCATGCCACCACTAAGGGTCCAGCACTCCTGTCCCATCTGCCAGAAGAAGTTCACTAATGCTGTGGTCCTGCAGCAGCACATCCGCATGCACATGGGCGGGCAGATTCCCAACACCCCTCTGCCAGAAAATTACCCTGAATCCATGGAGTCTGACACAGGATCCCTTGAGGAGACAAATTTCGAcgattttgaaaacttttcggATGAGACCATGGAGGACTGTCCTGAGAACGGGATCCCTGACACCCCCAAGTCAACGGACGCCTCCCAGGAGAGTTTGTGCTCCTCTCCCATACAACCAGAAATAATGGGGATGGCCAGCTTGGAGAACCAGAAGCGGATCACCCAGCAGGGGCTGATTGACGAATTGCAGGCTAAAGAGTTGGCAGAAAATGGTACAATGGAGGGAGATCACGTCAGTAATGACTCATCAACTGTTGCAGAGGACATTGAGAGTCAGTGTCCTGGGAGCCCCGCTATCTCTGAATCTACCTCCTCCATGCAAGCACCATCCCCTACCAATTCTGTCCCTGGCCAACGCACATCCCCCAGCTACGAGGAAAGGCAACAGAGAGCTCTACTGATAGAACACTCAGGCACCAGGCTCATGCAGTTCCCCAGTGTGGCAGCCTTGGACCTAACATCTTGCAACCCCTCAAAAGACCCATTAAGCATGCTTTTCCCTTTCCGAGAGCGTGGCACCCTCAAGAACACGGTGTGCGACATTTGCGGCAAGACATTTGCATGTCAGAGTGCCTTGGACATCCATTACCGAAGCCATACCAAAGAAAGACCATTTATTTGCACAGCCTGCAATCGGGGGTTCTCCACAAAGGGCAACCTCAAGCAACACATGCTGACCCACCAGATGAGAGACCTGCCTTCCCAGCTCTTTGAGCCATCCAATCCTAGTCTCACCTCTAGCCCCACCCCGTCAGTCCTCTCCGTTGGGTCGCTATCATCCATGATCAAGACCGAGGTCAATGGCTTTCTGCACAGCTCCTCCCACGATGGCAAAGACCCTGCAGTGGGTGTGGTGAGCTCTTCAGGTGCCACATCCCTTGTGCTCCCAGCCGCTCCACCTCGTCGTACACCCAAGCAGCACTATTGCCACACCTGTGGGAAGATGTTCTCTTCCTCCAGTGCTCTGCAGATCCacgagcgcacacacacaggagagaaGCCCTTTGCTTGTACCATTTGTGGCAGAGCATTCACTACCAAAGGCAATCTCAAG GTACACATGGGAACACACATGTGGAATAGCGCCCAAGCCCGTCGGGGTAGGAGGCTCTCTGTGGACGGCCCCATGGCCTTCCTGGGTACCAACCCTGTCAAATTTCCTGAGATCTTCCATAAGGACATCACAGCCCGAGCAAGCAATGGGGAACCAGGGAACTTTTGGAACCAGTATGCCACAGCTTTTCCCAACGGCCTGGCCATGAAGGCCAACGAGATCTCAGTCATCCAGAACGGGGGACTGGCTCCTCTTTCTGGGAGCATTGGAAACGGAGGGAATTCTCCCATCAGCGGCCTGACGGGAAGCTTGGACAGGCTGACCAGCGCAGAACCCAGTGCCGCCCTCGCCAGCCTGGAGAAGATGGCAGGCGTGCAAAGCGGAGCTCATTTCCGGTTTACACGCTTCATGGAAGACAACAAAGAGATTGTCACCAACTAG